A segment of the Pseudomonas serboccidentalis genome:
CGAAGATGCCCTTAAAGAGTTGGCGACAACGTTGAAGAAACGTTGCGGCACCGGTGGGGCGTTGAAGGACGGGGTCATCGAAATCCAGGGCGATCATGTCGAGCTACTCTTGGCAGAGCTGATCAAGCACGGTTTCAAAGCGAAGAAGTCCGGCGGCTAGCAGCCTCTGTGAAAACCACCCGCGGCTTGATCCGGTTCTGCAATGTTCAGCGCCGGCGTCGTCTCCATGGTTTTCACAGAGCCTGTTCATACCGGTTTCTAAACTACACGCGGTCAGCGCGGTCTACCGCCGCGCTGACGAACCGTCATTTTCATTCTTTAGACTGCGCCGGCCTGAGATCAGGCGACGCACTATGACTTCTTTATAGGGGACTTCGATGTCCGTACGACGCACACGCAAAGACGATGGCAGCCAATGGACAGTTGCGGACAGCCGCAGTGTTTACGGGATTCGCCATTGGGGGGCCGGGTATTTCGCGATCAATGACGCCGGTCGCGTCGAAGTTCGTCCGAACGGCCCGAGCAGCTCGCCTATCGACCTGTTCGAACAAGTCGACCAACTGCGCAAGAGCGGCTTGTCCTTGCCGTTGCTGGTGCGTTTCCCCGACATCCTGCAAGACCGCGTCCGTCAGCTGACCGGTGCTTTCGACTCGAACATCGAGCGCCTGGAATACCAGAGCAAGTACACCGCGCTGTACCCGATCAAGGTCAACCAGCAGGAAGCGGTGATCGAGAACATCATCGCCACCCAGGATGTCTCCATCGGTCTGGAAGCCGGCTCCAAGCCTGAACTGCTGGCCGTGCTGGCGCTGGCGCCGAAGGGCGGCACCATCGTCTGCAACGGCTACAAGGACCGCGAGTTCATCCGTCTGGCGCTGATGGGCCAGAAGCTCGGCCACAACGTGTTCATCGTGATCGAGAAAGAATCCGAAGTCGGTCTGGTGATCGAAGAGGCCGCCTCGCTCAAGGTCAAGCCACAGGTCGGCCTGCGCGTGCGCCTGTCGTCGCTGGCTTCGTCGAAATGGGCGGACACCGGTGGCGAGAAATCCAAGTTCGGTCTGTCGGCGGCGCAACTGCTGTCGGTGGTCGAGCGCTTCCGCGTGGCCGGTCTGGATCAGGGCATCCGCCTGCTGCACTTCCACATGGGTTCGCAGATCGCCAACCTCGCTGACTACCAGCACGGTTTCAAGGAAGCGATCCGTTACTACGGCGAGCTGCGCAACCTGGGTCTGCCGGTCGATCACATCGACGTTGGCGGCGGTCTGGGTGTCGACTACGACGGTACCCACTCGCGCAACGCCAGCTCGATCAACTACGACATGGACGATTACGCCGGTGTGGTGGTCGGGATGCTCAAGGAGTTCTGCGACGCGCAGAGCCTGCCGCACCCGCACATCTTCTCCGAAAGCGGCCGCTCGCTGACCGCGCATCACGCGATGCTGGTGGTGCAGGTGACCGACGTCGAGAAGCACAACGACGAAATCCCGCTGATCGAAAACAAGGAAAACCTGCCGGAAACCGTGCAGTGGCTGGTGGACCTGCTCGGCCCGACCGACATCGAAATGGTCACCGAGACCTACTGGCGCGCCACCCACTACATGAGCGATGTGGCGTCGCAGTACGCCGACGGCAAGCTGACCCTGGCCGAAAAAGCCCTGGCCGAGCAGTGCTACTTCGCCGTGTGCCGTCGCCTGCACAACTCGTTGAAGGCGCGTCAGCGTTCGCACCGTCAGGTGCTCGACGAACTCAACGACAAGCTGGCCGACAAGTACATCTGCAACTTCTCGGTATTCCAGAGCCTGCCGGACACCTGGGCGATCGATCAGGTACTGCCGATCATCCCGCTGCATCGTCTGGACGAAGAGCCGCTGCGTCGCGCCGTGCTGCAAGACCTGACCTGCGACTCCGACGGCAAGATCAACCAGTACGTCGACGAGCAGAGCATCGAGACCAGCCTGCCGGTTCACGGTCTGAACGAGGGCGAAGACTACCTGCTGGGCGTGTTCCTGGTCGGCGCCTATCAGGAAATCCTCGGCGACATGCACAACCTGTTCGGTGACACCGACTCGGTGAACATCTACCAGAACGCCGATGGCAGCGTGTACCACGCCGGTATCGAAACCCACGACACCATCGAAGACATGTTGCGCTACGTGCACTTGTCGCCGGAAGAACTGATGACTCACTACCGCGACAAGTGCGCCAGTGCCCGCATCAGTGCCAGCGAACGCACGCAGTTCCTCGATGCCCTGCGTCTGGGCCTGACCCGCTCCTCCTACCTGTCTTCCTGAGATCAGGTGCGCTCCCGTCGGGTTGTCCGAAATTTTTCCGCAGGCTGCGGAAAATTCGGATGATCCGGTGGGACATCTCCCAAAAACCTCGCGAAATGTTGGGCTAACTGCACCAGCAAAGTCATCCGGTCTGCTTTTCGCGTAGGTCATTTCCTAAGTTGTACTTCAGCTCTCTACTCGGCCATGGCTCTCGGCGAGAATCCCCGGCCGCCCCTCCTGTAGAGATCCGCCCATGTTCGATTCAGTCAACGAGCCGTCGTTTCGTCTCGATGTAGCGGGGCTTTCCGCCTCCTTCGAGGTGCTGACCTTTACCGGAAGCGAGGGCATCAGCGAACCCTTCGCCGTTGACATCGATCTGTTGGTCGATGACCCGCACCTGGACCTTGCCAGCCTGCTGTATCGCTCGGCGTTTCTGCAGTTCGGCCCTTTGAACAATGGTCTGAACGGCCAGTTGCAGGGTGTCGTCCAGCATGAACACGGTGAGGGTTCCCGGCTGTGCCGGGTGACGCTGGGGCCGAAGCTCCGTTGTCTGCAACTGCGTTTCAGTCAGCGGATTTTCAGTAGCCAGAACGTACCGCAGATCCTCGCGCAAGTGCTCAAGGAACACGGGATTGTCGGCGTGCAACGGCGCTTCGATTTGCGCAGCGAGTACCCGGTCCGGACCTTTTGCACTCAGTATCGCGAATCAGACCTGCAGTTTGTGCAGCGGCTGTGCGCACAGGCGCGAATCCACTATTACTTCGAGCACAGGCCTGACGGGCACTGTCTGGTCTTCGCCGATGATCCACCGCGTTTGCCCGTGGTCGACGTGGCGTCGCTGGACCGTGGTTCCGCACCCACAGTGCGTCGCTGGCAAGTAGAAGCGGAAGCGGGGGATGTGCCCGAGCGTCCCGCCGGAACCCAAAGGGCCGAAGGCCACAGCGAACTGCCGACCTTGCGCAGCGCTCAGTGGCTGGTGCTGAGTGGATATCCGTTGGCCGAGTGCAACCGCCATTGGTTGCTCAGCCGGATCGAACATCGCGGCGACCCCGCCAGCGAACCGTCGTACAGCAACCGGATTTTCGCCACAGCCCAGGCGCCACTCCCGACACTGGCGAGTACCTGTGCCAGGCCGCGCATGCACAGCCTGCAACGGGCCTGGGTGGTGACGGTTGACGAACCACAGCCCGATGACCTGCGACCGGTGGCGGTGCAGTTCGATTGGCTGTATCAGGGCGAGGGCGCTGCCGCCAGCCACTGTTGGCTGCCGCTCGCACCGGCATTGAGCGAGACGGCGCTGGCGTCATTGCGCGAAGGCGTCGAAGTGGTGGTGAGCTTTCTGGAGGGCGACCCGGATCAACCGGTAATCAGCGGGGTCTTGCAGGTGTCGGCCGTGCTCGAAGACGACGATGAGGCTTCGCTCCCCGTACTGCCGGACGAACTGCCCAGCGCAGGCCTGATGCAATGGCTCAAGTCCGAAGAGCCGCTACTGCTGTTGTGCCTGATGCCCGGCGGAGGCAGTTACAGCCACTGCTCCGCGTCAATCTGCAGTTGCCGACTGGTCGCGTCGCTGGATCAGGGCGGCGCCACTTGAGCGGCGTGGGATTTGTCCAGCAGGCGAATTGGCTGTTGCTCGACAGCGTCGATGCGCAGCAGGCGCTGGCGACACTGCGTCAGGGCTTTGCCGGGGTGCGTTGCACGCGGCTGTTCGACGGCACCGAGTTTCAGGCCGTGAGCGAGCACGGTCCGCTGCTGGTCGATTTGCATGAGTGCCCGGCATTGGCCGCGTTGTGTCACCACGATCCGCAGACCTGGCGCGGTCTGCTGATCGCCAGCGAGGCCTCTGAGCAGGCCCTGCTGAGCCACCTGCAACGGATGCTGAGCGTTTCCTTCGGGCTCAACCACCGCGCCTTGCTCGGTTACTACAACCGCCAGACGGCCAGCTACTTCTTCGATGCCTGCGATGCCGCCGACCTGAGCCGCTGGCTCGGGCCGATCCGCCTGTTGCGCTGGTTCGGTGGCACCTGGGCCGACCTCGCCATTGGCAGTCAGGGCTGGCAGCAATTGCGCAACCCGCAATGGGCGGTCGAACGGCTGGGGATCGACGAAAGTCTCACCCGTCGTCAGCGTGAGCGCTTGCAAAGCTGCCTGCTGGAACAGCACATCTGGCGCTGGTGCCAATCGGCGGCAACTGACTATCCGACGATGGCTTCCCATGTGCAGCAGGGGCTGGCGTTGGGGTTTCGCGAAAGGCCGCTGCTCGATGACTGGCTGTGGCTACGCTTGCAGCATCCGCGTGCGCCATTGCTGTCGGCGCCGGACGGACTGAGTGCGTCAGCGCGGCTCGAACAATTGCGTCAACGCTGGCAACGCGATCAGCCCTGAGCATGGCGGCCGCTGAACCAGCCGTCATTACGCCGCAGCCACAGGGCCAGTGCGCCGAGGGTCAGACTGCGCAGCACCATGAACAACAGGAAAGATATCCACAGACCGTGATTGCCCAGCCCCTGCAACGCCCAGGCGAACGGCAGCAGCAGGGCGACGGTCAGCAGCATGCCGTTGCGCATTTCCCGCGCGCGGGTGGCGCCAATGAACAGGCCGTCGAGCAAGTAACTCCAGACCGCAATCAACGGCAACACCGCCAGATACGGCAGATAGATGAACGCGGTGTCGCGCACGCTCTGGATGTCAGTCTGCATTTCAATGAACAGGTGCCCGGCCAGCAGAAACAGCGCGGCGAAACCGAGGCTGGCCAGCAGCGACCAGCCCCCGGCCACCACCAATGAGCGACGCAAGGCGAGGCGATCACGGGCGCCGATGGCGTGTCCGCACAAGGCTTCGACCGCATGCGCCAGACCGTCCAGCGCGTGGGCGGTCAGCAACAGGCCGTTGAGCAACAGGGCATTGGCCGCCACGGTGGCATCGCCGAGCCGCGCGCCTTGCACGGTGATCAGGAAAAATACCGATTGCAGCGCCAGGCTGCGAATGAAGATGTCGCGGTTGACCGCCAGCAGCGGGCGCCAGCTCTGCCACACCTTCAGCGCCGCCCACGCAATGTGCCCGGGATACGCGCGCAATGCGCCACGGGTCAGCCACAGGCCGAGCAGGGCACCGCTCCACTCGGCGATCACCGAGGCTCGGGCCGAACCGACCACGCCCCATTCCAGACCCATGACGAACCACAGGTTGAGGGCGATGTTGATCAGGTTGGTGCTCAGCAGAATCGCCAGCGGCGCCCGGGCGTTCTGGGTGCCTAGAAACCAGCCGACCAGGGCGTAACTGGCCAGCGCCGCCGGCAGCCCGAATAACCGGGTGTGGAAAAAGTCGCGGGTCAGTTGATCGAGCTCGGCCGACGGCTGCATGAAATGCAAGGCCACGCCGCTCAACGGCACGCCCAGCGCGCCGAGCACGATCGCCAGCCCCAGGGCCAGCAACAAGCCCTGCAACAGTATCTGCCGCAACGCCGCACCATCGCTGCGCCCGGCGGCCTGCGCGGCAAACCCGGTGGTGCCCATGCGCAGAAAGCCCATGGCCCAGGCGAGAAAGGTGTAGAGGCTGGCGCCGACTGCCACGGCGCCCAGTTGATGGGCGTGGGGCAGGTGACCGATGACGGTGCTGTCGACCAGCGCCACCAGCGGCACGGAAATATTGGAAAGAATCATCGGCGCGGCGAGCGCCCAGACCTTGCGGTGAGTCGGGCGGTCGCGCCAGTCGGCAATCAGGTTGGACATGCGGGCTCCTTGGAGGAGCGGGGATTGTAGCGATTCATCTGGTCTGACACGCAATCCATTGCAGGCGAAGCCTACAGGGAGGCTGTGTCAGTGGATGATCCAGCTCAGCAACCACAACCCCAGCAGCAGCCAGATGATCCCGGCAATGATCGACGCATTCATGAACGCGCGGATCGCCGACCACAACAGCATCAAGCCGACGATCAGCGCGAGAATGCTGATGATCGAGGTGTCCATACCCAGCGTCTTGGCCAGACCGTCGACAAAGTTGCCGCCGGCGTTGCTCAGAATGTTGAACAGGCCGCTGAGCCCATCGACGATAAAGCGGATGATCGAGCCGAGTGCCTGGCCGAGCCATTCGAAAAAGCTTTCTACCTGCATGTGTGCATCCTGATGAAAGAGCTGAGCCTTGGGCCACGCCGAGGGTGGCCGAGTTCCCTGTCAGGAGTATGGCTCAATGCTGCGCCGAACGGAAAACCTGTAGGAGCTGCCGCAGGCTGCGATCTTTTGATCTTGATTTTCAAGGGCAAGATCAAAAGATCGCAGCCTGCGGCAGCTCCTACATGGGCCTTGCCTTCAGGACGTATCCCCCCGAAGCTATACGCCTTCAGGAGAACCCGATGAACCTTGTTGAACTGACCGAACGCCTGCACGCCATTCGCGACCGCAATGACTGGCGGCAATTTCACAGCCCGAAAAACCTGGCCATGGCCGCCAGTGTCGAGATGTCCGAGCTGGTGGAGATTTTCCAGTGGCTGACTGAAGACCAGTCGCGCCAGTTGCCGGCGGAAAAGCTGGCGCATGCCGGGCAGGAAGTCGGCGACATCGTGCTGTACCTGTTGCTGCTGTGCAGCGAGTTGGGGCTGGACATGAATGAAGTGGTGCGCAGCAAGCTCGCCGACAGCGAACGGCGGTTCAACTGATGAGCGACCGGCATTTCGATCAGTTGGCGACCCGGTTCGCCGAAAAAATCTACGGCGGCGCCAAAGGGGCGATTCGCCTCGCGGTGCTGCAGGCCGACCTTGCCGAAGCGCTGCCGGACCGGCCGTTGCGGGT
Coding sequences within it:
- the speA gene encoding arginine decarboxylase, with the translated sequence MSVRRTRKDDGSQWTVADSRSVYGIRHWGAGYFAINDAGRVEVRPNGPSSSPIDLFEQVDQLRKSGLSLPLLVRFPDILQDRVRQLTGAFDSNIERLEYQSKYTALYPIKVNQQEAVIENIIATQDVSIGLEAGSKPELLAVLALAPKGGTIVCNGYKDREFIRLALMGQKLGHNVFIVIEKESEVGLVIEEAASLKVKPQVGLRVRLSSLASSKWADTGGEKSKFGLSAAQLLSVVERFRVAGLDQGIRLLHFHMGSQIANLADYQHGFKEAIRYYGELRNLGLPVDHIDVGGGLGVDYDGTHSRNASSINYDMDDYAGVVVGMLKEFCDAQSLPHPHIFSESGRSLTAHHAMLVVQVTDVEKHNDEIPLIENKENLPETVQWLVDLLGPTDIEMVTETYWRATHYMSDVASQYADGKLTLAEKALAEQCYFAVCRRLHNSLKARQRSHRQVLDELNDKLADKYICNFSVFQSLPDTWAIDQVLPIIPLHRLDEEPLRRAVLQDLTCDSDGKINQYVDEQSIETSLPVHGLNEGEDYLLGVFLVGAYQEILGDMHNLFGDTDSVNIYQNADGSVYHAGIETHDTIEDMLRYVHLSPEELMTHYRDKCASARISASERTQFLDALRLGLTRSSYLSS
- a CDS encoding type VI secretion system Vgr family protein, which codes for MFDSVNEPSFRLDVAGLSASFEVLTFTGSEGISEPFAVDIDLLVDDPHLDLASLLYRSAFLQFGPLNNGLNGQLQGVVQHEHGEGSRLCRVTLGPKLRCLQLRFSQRIFSSQNVPQILAQVLKEHGIVGVQRRFDLRSEYPVRTFCTQYRESDLQFVQRLCAQARIHYYFEHRPDGHCLVFADDPPRLPVVDVASLDRGSAPTVRRWQVEAEAGDVPERPAGTQRAEGHSELPTLRSAQWLVLSGYPLAECNRHWLLSRIEHRGDPASEPSYSNRIFATAQAPLPTLASTCARPRMHSLQRAWVVTVDEPQPDDLRPVAVQFDWLYQGEGAAASHCWLPLAPALSETALASLREGVEVVVSFLEGDPDQPVISGVLQVSAVLEDDDEASLPVLPDELPSAGLMQWLKSEEPLLLLCLMPGGGSYSHCSASICSCRLVASLDQGGAT
- a CDS encoding DUF4123 domain-containing protein translates to MSGVGFVQQANWLLLDSVDAQQALATLRQGFAGVRCTRLFDGTEFQAVSEHGPLLVDLHECPALAALCHHDPQTWRGLLIASEASEQALLSHLQRMLSVSFGLNHRALLGYYNRQTASYFFDACDAADLSRWLGPIRLLRWFGGTWADLAIGSQGWQQLRNPQWAVERLGIDESLTRRQRERLQSCLLEQHIWRWCQSAATDYPTMASHVQQGLALGFRERPLLDDWLWLRLQHPRAPLLSAPDGLSASARLEQLRQRWQRDQP
- a CDS encoding MATE family efflux transporter, whose translation is MSNLIADWRDRPTHRKVWALAAPMILSNISVPLVALVDSTVIGHLPHAHQLGAVAVGASLYTFLAWAMGFLRMGTTGFAAQAAGRSDGAALRQILLQGLLLALGLAIVLGALGVPLSGVALHFMQPSAELDQLTRDFFHTRLFGLPAALASYALVGWFLGTQNARAPLAILLSTNLINIALNLWFVMGLEWGVVGSARASVIAEWSGALLGLWLTRGALRAYPGHIAWAALKVWQSWRPLLAVNRDIFIRSLALQSVFFLITVQGARLGDATVAANALLLNGLLLTAHALDGLAHAVEALCGHAIGARDRLALRRSLVVAGGWSLLASLGFAALFLLAGHLFIEMQTDIQSVRDTAFIYLPYLAVLPLIAVWSYLLDGLFIGATRAREMRNGMLLTVALLLPFAWALQGLGNHGLWISFLLFMVLRSLTLGALALWLRRNDGWFSGRHAQG
- a CDS encoding MazG-like family protein, whose protein sequence is MNLVELTERLHAIRDRNDWRQFHSPKNLAMAASVEMSELVEIFQWLTEDQSRQLPAEKLAHAGQEVGDIVLYLLLLCSELGLDMNEVVRSKLADSERRFN